In Paracoccus sp. SMMA_5_TC, the following are encoded in one genomic region:
- a CDS encoding nitroreductase — protein sequence MNGDAEMTAAFAGLMRRRRSIRAYQPRPVERAMVEEICRLARTAPSGANLQPGHFHVLTGAPLLDLIAGIEAAIDAGEPEHCEYSYFPEPMPPELKARQRAAGFALYQALGVSRRDLEGRRAHFRRNYRFFDAPVGVIVSIDRRMGSGCFMDLGMSLMGFLLAAEAQGLGATGIGAMANYGAVIHRLLDLPPQEMVVCGIALGWPDPEAPENRLRTAREDLPAFTSFRGF from the coding sequence ATGAACGGCGATGCAGAGATGACAGCGGCCTTTGCCGGGCTGATGCGGCGGCGACGCTCGATCCGGGCCTATCAGCCGCGCCCGGTCGAGCGCGCCATGGTCGAGGAAATCTGCCGCCTCGCCCGCACCGCGCCTAGCGGCGCCAATCTGCAACCGGGTCATTTCCATGTGCTGACCGGCGCCCCGCTGCTGGACCTGATCGCGGGGATCGAGGCCGCCATCGACGCGGGCGAGCCCGAACATTGCGAATACAGCTATTTCCCCGAGCCGATGCCGCCTGAACTCAAGGCGCGTCAACGGGCGGCAGGGTTTGCGCTTTATCAGGCGCTGGGGGTGTCGCGGCGCGACCTGGAGGGACGGCGGGCGCATTTTCGCCGCAATTATCGCTTTTTCGATGCGCCGGTGGGGGTGATTGTCAGCATCGACCGACGCATGGGCAGCGGCTGCTTCATGGACCTGGGCATGAGCCTGATGGGCTTTCTGCTGGCGGCCGAGGCCCAGGGCCTGGGCGCCACCGGCATCGGCGCCATGGCCAATTACGGGGCGGTGATCCACCGCTTGCTGGACCTGCCGCCGCAGGAAATGGTGGTCTGCGGCATCGCGCTTGGCTGGCCCGACCCCGAGGCACCGGAAAACCGTCTGCGCACCGCGCGCGAGGATCTGCCCGCCTTTACCAGCTTTCGCGGCTTCTAG
- a CDS encoding thiolase family protein, whose amino-acid sequence MAVIVAARRSPVAPRGGALAGHEVHDLAAPVIAALLADAGLPADAVDELILSNALGAGGNPARLAALAAGLGQDVAGLSIDRQCCGGLDALLLADALIDAGRHRVVIAGGAESYSRRPLRLRPDPQGGPPVAYDAPPFTPWPDRDPDMAQAAQALALGRGLDREAQDRWAVASHARALAAHLPEIVPMAGLRRDPFARRLSPTLAARARSVAGSISTANMAVAADGAAFCLLVSDQLARDLPGRRWRILSGATLGDDPGCPGLAPVPAMRRALTQAGLGPADLAAAEIMEAFAVQAMACVAEIGLDPARVNRGGGALARGHPIGASGAVNAVRLCHELAPGQHGLAAIAAAGGLGSALVLRAD is encoded by the coding sequence GTCCATGATCTGGCCGCGCCGGTGATTGCGGCGCTGTTGGCCGATGCCGGCCTGCCGGCCGATGCGGTGGACGAGCTGATCCTGTCGAATGCCCTGGGCGCGGGCGGCAACCCGGCGCGGCTGGCGGCGCTGGCCGCCGGGTTGGGGCAAGATGTGGCGGGCCTGTCGATCGACCGGCAATGCTGCGGCGGGCTTGACGCCCTGTTGCTGGCCGATGCGCTGATCGATGCCGGGCGGCATCGGGTGGTGATCGCCGGCGGGGCCGAAAGCTATTCCCGCCGCCCGCTGCGGTTGCGCCCCGATCCGCAAGGGGGTCCGCCCGTCGCCTATGACGCGCCGCCCTTTACCCCCTGGCCGGACCGCGACCCTGACATGGCGCAGGCCGCGCAGGCCCTGGCGCTCGGCCGCGGGCTGGATCGGGAGGCGCAGGATCGCTGGGCGGTCGCCAGCCATGCCCGCGCGCTTGCTGCCCACCTGCCCGAGATCGTGCCGATGGCCGGGCTGCGCCGCGACCCCTTTGCCCGGCGGCTGTCACCGACGCTGGCCGCGCGGGCGCGGTCGGTTGCGGGCAGCATCAGCACCGCGAACATGGCGGTGGCGGCCGATGGCGCCGCCTTTTGCCTGCTGGTGTCGGATCAGTTGGCGCGCGATCTTCCCGGGCGGCGCTGGCGTATCCTGTCCGGGGCGACGCTGGGCGACGATCCCGGCTGCCCGGGGCTGGCGCCGGTGCCGGCCATGCGCCGGGCGCTGACGCAGGCCGGGCTTGGTCCTGCCGATCTGGCCGCCGCCGAGATCATGGAGGCCTTTGCCGTTCAGGCCATGGCCTGCGTGGCCGAGATCGGGCTTGACCCCGCGCGCGTCAACCGTGGCGGCGGGGCCTTGGCGCGCGGCCATCCGATCGGCGCCTCGGGCGCGGTCAATGCGGTGCGGCTGTGCCATGAACTGGCGCCGGGCCAGCATGGTCTGGCCGCCATCGCCGCCGCCGGCGGACTGGGCAGCGCCCTGGTGCTGCGCGCCGACTAG